A stretch of DNA from Paramormyrops kingsleyae isolate MSU_618 chromosome 15, PKINGS_0.4, whole genome shotgun sequence:
CCTGTTGGCAATCTGGGAGACACAGCGGCGGCCTATGCACATCCTGGGGTAGGGCGCTGGGTTCTGACCACTGGGTTCGTGAAACTGGTGATTTTGGCATGTTGCAGAACTCTTTTTTACCAATATAAAGTAAGTACAGGCAGGGgcgggcagccgcccggggtgTCCGAAAACTAGTGGCCCCTTGAAGACAGAATTTCTGTGTTACATTTATGGATATATGAAATGATCACTTCAATTATGGCAACAtctgttatttgcatttttagcaACAGTTTTCAGGATACCCCCATCCGAGTTGTAATAGACTATTCCTACTTTTAGGCTTAATGCTGCTGAGCTCTTTTCACATTGGAGTCTAGAGAAAAGCTACCAGTTTCACTGCCAAGCAAACTGGCATGAAGTAGCCTAACAAAAGAACAATTATGCAAAGATATAAGACCAGTGTTAGTAAATATTACAACAATTCCACTACTTTTGGTGGTAAGGAATAGTGTAATGAAATAGGCTAccttttcaaattaaataacacaaaataaaataaggcaAAAGTTACTTTCCTTATtaactaattacttttaaatGCAGTAATTGGTAAAGTAGTTAACGAGTAACTGTAACTAATTACTAATCTTCTGTGTCTGATACGATCTACTAAAGTGGTAGACAAATTGGGAGCAGAACACAATTAAAGGAAGATATGCAAAAATTCAACCTTTGCCTCTGGGGTAGAATAAGGCATAGGTTAGGTTACAGACTAAAGGGCTAAGGCAAGAGGGAACAGTTAAAACTCTTAAATTTAGCCAATTGGTCCCTCAGCACGATACTGACCACCCCTCCAGCCATCAAGGAATTTTATCGAAAGCACTTCTGCCCTCGCCTTGATCGGTAAGTTTTACCGCTAGCACTTCATGCTTTGATTAGCATATCGTTGATGTTctattgtttaattttttttctcatttctctTTGGGCTCCAAAATACTCAAATAACTCAAATGGCCCCCATAGGGGACCCCCTACTAATGTCAGCCTAGggtccacccctcccccaagagTACACGAGTCAGAGTGATTCCCGAATGGACGTCATTTTGTGTAAACAAATCTAAAGGGAATACACTGCATGTATGACAGTTACAGCTTATGTCTGTCACTTGTTTAGTATTGTTGTTATCTTCATGGATAGAAAAAGTATGAAGAAAAGTTTGTTGGgaaccaagggctcagtatacACCAGCTGAAGAAAAGTCAGCCAGAATCACCGAAGGAGCACACAAAGGACAGGAAGGAACCCCAGACATCCTATCTGAAAAAAGCAGCTTCGAGTGGGACAGCCATTAGAGGAATAACCTTCTATAAATCCAATGTTGTGGAGGAGGGTGACACCAAGGAGAATTGTAAGTATGATAGCAACCTTAACCAAAATGGCTTTAACCTGTGAAACCATTTCAGGATCAGATGATATTCTCTACAGCAAGAATCCAAGAATTCTTCCAaagtgcattattattattattattattattattagggcATCACACTACAATTTCACATGTTTTCTTCACAGAGACAAGAAAAAGGCAGGTATTACATTATGAAATGCAAAATGGAGATAATGCacctaaaatatttaaaacttttaagtACATTAGCTAATGTTAGAGCTTAGTACTTTATACTAGGAGGCACTGTTGTGTGGAACAAAGGTGAAGCTGTGATCTCTGAAAAATGTCACAGACAGTGTCTGTATTGCCATGGTGGCTGTCTCTCCTCCAAGCAGTAGTGGACTCTGAAGTTGAGAGTGGCGACGGCTCCGTCGACCTGTTTATTGAAGATCTTCTCCTCGAGCACAAGCCGCCGACCTCGCATGCCCGCTCCTGGGTAAGACCAGTAACCAACATAGCTGCAACCACAACCACAACTACTTCCACGGATGTTGGAAAGACTTGGGGGTCTCATTCTTCTGTGAGCCCAACCGTGATCCCTGCAGTCCCAGAGGAGACCACGTTTGCCACGTCACCACCTGTGCTTGCTACAAATGCTACTCCTAGGCCAGACACCGCCGATGGTCCATCCTTGACCACAGAGGCTCTCAGAACCACCACGCTTCCATTAACCATTGCTGGTATAACCACCCCCACCAAGGCAGCTCCCACCACCAGCACGCCTGCAACCACCATGCCAACGACAGTGAGCACAACAGAGGCCAGCGTGTTGACTACTTTGGCAAGATTGATGCAAAAGCCAAGTACTGCATCTGAGGCTGCACAGGCCAGAACTACCTCAAGGCCTGTGCCAAACAAACACAGGAACAGCATCAGCTGGACTGAGGGTGACTCAACGCGGGAACTCAAACAAACTTCAGGTAGGTGAGGCGCCCTCACCTTCATACAGCAACAGAGTGATTTAGATTTACACAGCTTTTCATTATGATTCATCAGTTCCTCAATAAggagagaggtaaggagcatccACTGGGatagagtggtggctctgaggcttgGGATCTGTGTTAgcaattggaaggttgctggttcaaatcccatgaatgcctgGAATGatcctactccattgggcccttgagcaaggcccttaacctgtaattacttcatcctgtgtatgacgttaatctacatctaACCCCATAAGGAGGTCCTGCAACTTACAAGGAAATTTTGgcggttggtggcaggattggcactccagcctcCAGAAGAAAGCttacactggtccatttggaccagtgtggtgctgaggtatcacctgccacatggctgcactcaggttctcatccctgaggtgttttgtcatgtggtgggtacAGCAACACGCTGTCAATAAGGGGAATCTGTTTtttatgtactgtactgtatgtcattTATGTAGGAGAGATTGGAGGATTGTAGAAACTATGAAAAGCTCTTGCATTGTTTAACTGACATGAAATCAGTGTTGGACCCATTTGAGGAAATAATCTAAATGGCGAACTGGCCTTGCTCTTTGCAGAAGAATGCAAAGACACATTGGCAACTGTTGCTGATCCAGTTACTCACAACACATATGGCCGTAACGAGGGGGCCTGGATGAAGGATCCCAAAGCTCAAGACGACAAGATCTACGTCACAAACTATTACTATGGAAACATCCTTCTGGAGTTTCGGAACATGGAGATCTTTAAAAAAGGtactttatatttacatatatactgtatatatgaatTTCTGTGGCAAATCTGCATATAAAACAATCTGATGGTGCTCCTTTGAAAGCAGTGTGTCTGTAGACATGCTTTCTTTGCTTCCTCTGCAGGACGCATCACCAATTCTTACAAATTGCCCTACCACTGGATTGGCACTGGTCACGTAGTGTTCAATGGAGCATTTTTCTATAACCGGGCCTTTTCCCGAGACATAATCAAGTTTGACCTGCGACGGAGGTACGTGGCTACGTGGACAGTACTTCACAATGCTGTTTTTGAGTCGTCTGCACCCTGG
This window harbors:
- the olfml2ba gene encoding olfactomedin-like 2Ba, which encodes MPTFLEWHFKINTLQKRCGFKCSLSGRSPREPVMFDLQFLCLLLCAAVTCSIASPNETSEYLIKDGKPGNKANLINHSMTLEEETDNQENILSKLLGDYDKVKALSEGSDCSCKCVVRPLSRSACRHTEEGSGQPQDFYTVETVTIGKDCKCACIAPPSALNPCEGDFRLKKLRDAGENGIKFSTVLELLEGAFYGMDLLKLHSVTAKLLKRVENVEKVVSQNHMKGTETPMTSIYEQAHVKDDSSHQQVEKRMPVGNLGDTAAAYAHPGKKYEEKFVGNQGLSIHQLKKSQPESPKEHTKDRKEPQTSYLKKAASSGTAIRGITFYKSNVVEEGDTKENLVDSEVESGDGSVDLFIEDLLLEHKPPTSHARSWVRPVTNIAATTTTTTSTDVGKTWGSHSSVSPTVIPAVPEETTFATSPPVLATNATPRPDTADGPSLTTEALRTTTLPLTIAGITTPTKAAPTTSTPATTMPTTVSTTEASVLTTLARLMQKPSTASEAAQARTTSRPVPNKHRNSISWTEGDSTRELKQTSEECKDTLATVADPVTHNTYGRNEGAWMKDPKAQDDKIYVTNYYYGNILLEFRNMEIFKKGRITNSYKLPYHWIGTGHVVFNGAFFYNRAFSRDIIKFDLRRRYVATWTVLHNAVFESSAPWKWRGHSDIDFAVDESGLWVVYPAIDEESFHQEVIMLSKLNPVDLSIQKEMSWRTGLRKDFYGNCFIVCGVLYAIDKCNQMNANISYAFDTHTNTQMIPRLPFINNYTYTTQIDYNPKEQALYAWDNGHQVTYNVIFAY